A stretch of DNA from Lysinibacillus sp. B2A1:
CGACAAATGAAGCGGCAAATCTATTTTTTGTTGAAGATGGAGAACGTCATCTTTTAGAAAGAAAGAATCAATCATTTGTTAATCTAGCAGCAAATATTAAATTGTCGAGAGAAGAGATATTGGGTATTGCTGCGAATCATTCTGAGAGGTTAAGTAATAATGTTGTTACGCGTCCTCTTATGCAGGAAATGGCATTACCAGTTCTTGCGTTTGTTGGTGGTCCTGGGGAGCTTGCATATTGGGCAACGTTGAAGGATGCATTTTCGGTACTAGGACTACAAATGCCTATTTTTGCTCCACGTCTGCATATTACAATTATTACACGCCATGTGGAACAATTACTACGTGAGCAACAATTAACCGTTGCTGATGTATGGGCTGGCAAGGCATTACAGCTTAAAGAGCAGTTTATTGCTGAAGTGCAGGATCAAGATGCGAAGTCTCAAATTCAAACAATGCAGCAGGAACTTTTTGATAAATATAATCAGCTTGTATTTTATTTAAAAGAACAGCATGTACCGTTAGATAAAATATTTGAAAAAATAAAGAGAATCATCAAAAACAATTTGACTATTTACTGCAAAAGATTGAACAATCTGTACTTAATAAGCATGAAACTACCATTCGTAAGTTTAAAACACTGCAAAATGAGCTATATCCAAATGAGGGGTTTCAGGAAAGAACTTATAATCCGTACCAATATATCAATGAGTTTGGACCTATGTTAGTGACAGAAATGCTTAAGCAAAACTATAGTATTGGAAATCACCACTATTTACTGTATTTATAAAATGTAACGAATATATCTTTATACCTAAGTAATAATTTGATACAATGCAGATTTGATGAACATTGTCGATATTAATAATAAATAAAGAGCTATCCTACTAAGGGTAGCTCTTTATTTATGTCATTTAGCATAGATCAAAAAATTTGCTAAAGGTCTATTCGCACATTACGTGGCGAAATGTCAAGTTTTTTTTAAAAAAAGTGGAGGAAAGTGGGGGGATGTGGTACATTATTTAATAAAGTGGGGTGAATAGCATGTTCATGGGAGAATATCAACACTCTGTTGATGCGAAAGGACGATTAATCGTACCCGCAAAATTTCGTGAAGCCCTAGGCGAAACGTTTGTTGTAACACGCGGACTTGATAATTGTTTATTTGGCTATCCTATGGATGAATGGCGAAAACTCGAAGAAAAATTAAAGGGCTTACCGATGACCAAAAAAGATACTCGTGCATTTGCAAGGTTCTTCTTTTCAGGGGCAACTGAAGTAGAAATAGACAAGCAGGGTCGGATTAATATTCCTTCAACACTTATGCAACATGCCCATCTTTTAAAAGAATGTGTTGTACTAGGTGTTTCGAATCGAATAGAAATATGGGCAAAAGATGCTTGGGAGACTTACTTTAGTGAGTCCGAGCAATCCTTTAATGAAATTGCAGAAAATATGATTGGCTTTGATTTTTAACTTTTGTAAAGACGTCAGTTGAATAAAGTTAAGGCCTGAAGGGAGCGAGTGGTATGTTCGATCATACAACCGTGCTATTAAAAGAAACTGTTGACGGGTTGAACATCGATCCTGATGGAATCTATGTGGACTGTACGCTAGGTGGCGCAGGACATAGTGAATATTTAGTACAACAACTATCTGAAAAGGGCCGTTTAATTTGCTTTGATCAAGATATGACAGCTATTAACAATGCGAAATTACGATTAGCACCCTATATAAAACGTGTGACATTTATCCATTCTAATTTTCGGAATTTGAAAGAAGAGTTATTAGCACTTGGTATTGAGCAAGTAGATGGTATTTTATATGATTTAGGTGTTTCTTCTCCACAGTTAGATACACCAGAACGAGGCTTTAGTTATCATCACGATGCACCATTAGATATGCGCATGGATCAAACGGCATCGCTTACAGCATTTCATGTTGTAAATGAATGGGCATATGAAGACCTAGTACGTATCTTTTTCCGGTATGGAGAAGAGAAGTTTTCAAAGCAAGTTGCTCGTAAAATCGAAGAGGCACGTAAGGTGGCACCGATTGAAACTACTGGCCAACTTGTAGAACTTATAAAAGAGGGTATTCCAGCAGCGGCACGCCGTAAAGGTGGACATCCAGCGAAGCGCATTTTTCAAGCAATACGAATTGCTGTTAATGATGAGCTAGGCGCGGCAGAGGATTCATTAGTCGATGCGATTGATATGATAAACGTAGGTGGGCGCATTAGTGTCATTACGTTCCATTCATTGGAGGACCGCCTGTGTAAGACTATTTTTAAGGAAGCGTCATCATTACCAGAATTACCACCAAATTTACCTGTAATTCCTGATGACATGAAACCAACTTTAAAGCTTATTACGAGAAAGCCGATTGTTCCATCTGATGAGGAACTTGAGATTAACAATCGTGCACGTTCAGCGAAGCTTAGAGTGGTGGAGAAAATTAACGACAAAGGGCGTGAGTAAATGGCAGCAGTACGTGTAAGGCAGCACCAACATCAACAAGTGCAACAACCGATAACACCACCTAGTCCACAACCCACTATCAAACGTCGTAAAAAAACGAACCAGAAGTTTGAAAAAACAATGCTTATTACATTAATTGGTATTATTGTTGTATTAGCGGTAGTCGCTTTAAATAAGCAAGCGGCTATTCAAACAACAAGTATGGACATTCAAAAAATCGAAGCAGAAGCAGGAGAGATTGCTAAAGAGAATGTTGACTTGACGGTTCGTGTAAGTGAACTTTCTACATACGAAAATATATGGAAAAAAGCGAAAGAACTCGGTTTAACTCAAAATGAGAAAAATGTAAAGGTAGTGCCGGGAGAATGAAAAAAAAGAGATTTCGATTCCAATGGGGAGCCTTTCTATTATTGATTTTTTATGGAGGGCTCTTTTTTCTATTATTCACAAGAATGGTGACATTACAGGCGACAGGTGAGGCAGAAGGACAGGAGCTAGCGGCTAGAGCAGCTGCAAAGTATAGCAAGGAAAGTGCGATAACAGCCAGTCGTGGTAAGATTTATGATCAAACTGGACAAGTTATAGCAGAAGATACCCTTAGTTATCGATTAATCGCAGTCGTCAATGAAAAGGCCACGATAGATAAAAAAAATCCGCGACATGTTGTAGATCCAGAAAAAACAGCTGAAATTTTATCGCAGTATATTCAAATGGATAAAGAAGCTGAAAAGAATAAGGAAGCGATTTATAAACAGCTAACAAGGTTAAAGGCTAATGGAGAAAAACCTTATCAAGTTGAATTTGGTAGTGCAGGACGAGGAATTAGCCATAAGGTTATGAGTGAAATCAAAGATAAGAAATTGCCTGGGATTCTATTTGTAAATGATTTGAAACGCTATTATCCAAATGGTATTTTTGCCTCACATTTAATTGGCTTCGCAGTGAAAGAGGAAAATAAGGATCATACGTTCACGACAAAAGGTAAAATGGGGCTTGAATTAACCTATAACAAGGAGCTATCTGGAAAAGACGGTAAAATTGAGTACGAGACAGATGCTTTTAGTTATCTATTGCCAAATAGCGAAAAAATGGTGACACCTGCAAAAAATGGTGATGACATTTATTTAACGATTGATAAAACAATTCAAAGCTTTTTAGAGGAAGCAATGTCACTGGTTGAAAAGGAGTATAATCCTGAATCTATGACAGCCGTTGTGGCAGAACCGAAAACAGGAAAAATACTAGCGATGACCCAGCGTCCAACATTTAATCCTGATACACGTGAAGGTACAAATATGAAATGGCTAAACGATGTAATTGAGGAAACCATTGAACCAGGCTCAACAATGAAAACATTCACGCTTGCCTCAGCTATTGATACGGATACATGGCCTCCAAATGCTTGGTATAAGTCAGGGAGATATAGAGTTCTTGATCGTGAAGTTAGAGACCATAATAATGGGAACGGTTGGGGTACGATTACGTATTTAGAAGGATTCCAACGTTCTTCCAATACGGCAATGGCATATTTATTAAAGCTTATCGGTGAGGATGTCTTTTATGATTATTTAGATAAATTTGGTTTTGGTAATAAGACAGGCATTGATTTACCGAATGAGGCAGCAGGTACACTTTTATCAAAATATCCTATTCAACGTGTTACAACAACATTTGGCCAAGGCTCAACGGTTACGCCAATTCAGCTTATTCAAGCTATGACAGCAATAGCAAATGAAGGCAAAATGATGCAGCCCTATGTTATTGATCAAATTGTTGATCCGTCTACAGAGAAAATTATCCAAAACCATAAACCAATTGAAAAAGGACAGCCAGTTTCTGCTGACACAGCGAAGCAAGTAAGGGAAATCCTTGCATCTACATTAACAGCTGATCATGGGACAGCGAAGGACTTTATTCTTGATGAATATGAGGTTGCAGGTAAAACAGGAACTGCCCAAATACCAAAAGCAAGTGGTGGTTATCTTGCAAATGAGTATCTGTATTCATTCTTAGGGATGGCTCCAGTTGATAATCCACAGCTCATTATGTACGTCTCAGTAACAAAACCGAAGCTCAAAAAAGGAGAAAATGGTTCTGTTCCAGTGTCAAAAGTATTTAAGCCAGTAATGCTAAATAGTTTAAAGTATTTAAATGTTAATACAGAAGATGTCAAGCAGGTGGATAATGCAGCAATCCAGGATTACACAGGTCAAAGTGCTGAGACTGTACAGGTAGAGCTTGCAAATAATGGTCTGCAGCCAGTTGTTGTTGGAAGCGGCGGAAAAATCATTGACCAATATCCAAAAGGTCCTCAAAAACTTATAAAAGGTAATTTTGTGTTTTTAAAAACAGAAGGTGATATTTCACTGCCAAACTTTACTGATTGGTCGTTGCGTAATGTACTTGTGTTCAAGTCAATGGCTAATCTTGAGATAGAGGTTGTGGGTGAGGGCTTTGTAGCCAGTCAGAGTGTATCAGCAGGTACTGTAATTTCAGATAGTTCACCGATAGTTGTGAAGCTGAAAACACCTGCTGAAAGCTTTATAAAAGATGTTGAAGCTACATCCGATGATGAAGTTGAACAAATAGTTGATCAATAGATACTGAATAGAAGTCCACTTTATTTCATACGTTGTAAAAAACAAGGTGTGATGTCGAATGAAGTGGATTTCTATCCATTCTAAAAAACGTTTACGTATTTTATATGTATTATTTATGTGTGTTGCAGTAGCCATTGTTATTAGATTGTTCTTCTTACAGATACTAGATCAAAAGGAGCTGACAAAGAAGGCAGAAGAGAATTGGGACCGAGAAATTCCTTTTGCAAATGAACGGGGTCATATAACAGATCGTGATGGGCAAAGTATTGTCACAAATAAGCTTGCCCCCACTCTTTATTTCATGCCTTCTCAAAGCAAGGATATTGAAGGGGCTGCTGCAAAGATAGCACAGGTGCTGGAAGTTGATGAACAAAAGCTGTTGAAGAAAATGAAAAAGAGGGAATATTTAGTAAAATTAGCGCCAGAGGGAAAAAATATTTCTTATGAAAAAGCGGTGCAGTTGCAAGGAATGCAAATCGAGGGCTTATATAGCGGGGTAGATTATGCAAGGGATTACCCATATGGCACAATGCTCTCACGATTTTTAGGATTTACAGGCTATGATGCCCAAGGGTTAGCTGGCATTGAATATGAATATAATAAACTACTTCAGGCTAACTCCTCAGCCATTCGCCTTTTTACAGACGCGAAGGGAAATAATTTACCGAATGTTGCAAGTGCTTGGAAGGCTGGAGAAGATGGCGCAACGGTAGAGCTTACAATTGATGTAGATGTGCAGCAAATAGTGGAGCGTGAACTGTCTCAGGCTATGGAGCGTTATGAGGCTGACCAAGCATTAGCTATTGCAATGAATCCAAATAATGGCGAGATTTTAGCATTAGCATCCTACCCTACCTTTCATCCAGCAGAATATCAAATTGTTGAGCCTGCTATCTATAATCGGAATTTACCTGTATGGATGACCTACGAGCCTGGCTCAACGTTCAAAATTATTACCTTGAGTGCAGCTCTAGAAGAGAATTTAGTTAATTTAGAACATGATACGTTTTATGACCCAGGCTATACGATGGTTGCAGGTGCTAGATTACGTTGCTGGAATCGTGGTGGGCATGGTCATGAAACATTCCTTGAAGTTGTAGAGAATTCATGTAACCCGGGATTTATTGAATTAGGACAACGACTTGGTAATGAAAGATTACTACAATATATTAAAGATTTTGGCTTTGGTCAAAAGACAGGGTCTAACATAGCAGGTGAAGCTTCGGGAATATTATTTTCTAAAGAAGCCTTTGGGCCTGTGGAGCAGGCAACAACTTCTTTCGGCCAAGGCGTGGCTGTTACTCCTATTCAACAAGTGCAGGCAGTCGCTGCAGCTATAAATGGGGGTAAGCTTTATACGCCATATGTTGTGAATAAAATTTTCAATCCGAATACTGGGGAAGTCATAAAAGAGACTGAACCAGAAGTTAAAAAACAGGTTATTCGTGAGGAGACATCTGCAAAGGTTCGAGGTGCATTAGAATCAGTTGTAGCAAAGGGGTCTGGACGACAGGCTTATCGAGATGGCTTACGTATTGGAGGAAAAACAGGAACAGCACAGAAAGTAGAGAATGGTCGTTATAAAAGCGGAGAATATATCGTATCTTTTATTGGCTTTGCACCAGCGGATAATCCACAGATTGTCGTTTATGTAGCGGTGGATAACCCGAAGAAAACAACTCAATTTGGTGGTGTTGTAGCAGCTCCAATTGTTGGTCAAATTATTGAAGACGCTGCACCTTTTGTTGGCATTGAAAAATCGAAGGAACAGCTTGAAAAAGATTATCGTTGGGGTGATCCAATCACTGTGAAAGTACCAAGCTTTATTGGTCAAACGAAGGATGATATTGCGAAGCAACATTATCCATTCCGCATTGAATGGCATGGTGAAGGAACTAAAATTGGTAATCAACTGCCTGAAGTGGATAGTGTTATCAAACAAGATGGCACAATTCATTTATATTTGGAGAACTAATATAACTTTACCTTTAAAAAATGGGAAAGAACCACTATTATTATGAAGGGTAGTAATAAATAAATGAAAGTTTATGCTTTTTTCTTGAAGAAGAAAGTGAAACAAGATTTAAAGGAGATTTTTCAATGAAACTCGCAACAACGCTTACCATTTTAGCTCTTGCCTTTATAGTAACAGTTATTCTGGCACCAATTAGTATTCCTCTTCTTCGTCGACTTAAATTCGGTCAAAGTATTCGTGAAGAAGGACCAAAATCACATATGAAAAAAGCAGGTACTCCAACGATGGGGGGCATTATTTTTTTAATTGCTATTATCCTCACTACAGTTGGTGTAGGAAGCTTTTTAGATTTAATTACAACACAAACTGTCGTACTGTTGTTAGTATTAGCTGGGTTTGGCTTAATCGGATTTCTAGATGACGGCTTAAAGGTTATTTTTAAACGAAACCTTGGTTTAACATCGCTACAAAAGCTGATTGGTCAAATCGTCATTGCAGTTCTGGCTTATTTCTTACTGCACGTAGGATCATTCGATACAACGCTTGCAATACCATTTACAGACATGACATTTGATTTAGGAATTTTCTATGTGGCTTTTTTAATTTTCTGGTTAGTAGGCTTCTCGAATGCAGTAAATTTAACAGACGGTCTGGATGGACTTGTGGCAGGTACAGCATCTATTGCCTTTGCAGCATTTGGCGTAATTGCGCTTTTCCAAGATCAAGCTGATATTGCTTTATTTGCCTTTGCTGTAACTGGGGCATTATTAGGATTTCTGCTGTTTAATGCAAATCCTGCGAAGGTATTTATGGGAGATACAGGGTCATTAGCATTAGGCGGAGCTTTAGCAATGGTATCTGTATTAATAAAAGAAGAATTCTTATTGTTATTAGTGGGATTAGTGTTTGTAATTGAAACATTATCTGTTATTTTACAGGTAGGTAGTTTTAAGCTTCGTAAAAAACGTATTTTTAAAATGAGTCCTATCCACCATCATTTTGAATTATCGGGTTGGTCAGAGTGGAAAGTTGTCCTTGTCTTTTGGTCAACCGCATTAGCAGTAGCATTGATTGCAGTTTTATCGGAGGCGTTCTTATGAGAAACTATACAGATCTACAACATAAAAAGGTACTTGTTTTAGGCCTAGCAAAAAGTGGGGTGGCAGCAGCCGAAATTTTACATGAACTAGGCGCCTTTGTGACGGTCAATGATTCAAAGCCATTTGATGAAAGTCCTGATGCACAGGGTCTATTGCAAAAGGGAATAACAGTTATTTGTGGTCGTCATCCAGAGGATTTACTGGATGAAGGCTTTGAATTAGTTGTAAAAAATCCAGGTATTCCTTACAGTAATAAAATTGTAGCGGATGCCATTAGCCGAGAAATACCTGTTTGGACAGAAATTGAGTTGGCCTATTTGATAAGCGAAGCACCGTTTATTGGTATCACTGGTTCAAATGGAAAAACAACAACGACAACTTTAATTTTTGACATGCTGAATAATGGTGGTAAGAAGCCACTGATTGCTGGGAATATTGGAACAGTTGCATGTGGTGTTGCAAGAGAAGCTCAGAAAGATAATATCATTGTAACAGAACTATCCT
This window harbors:
- a CDS encoding cell division/cell wall cluster transcriptional repressor MraZ; this encodes MFMGEYQHSVDAKGRLIVPAKFREALGETFVVTRGLDNCLFGYPMDEWRKLEEKLKGLPMTKKDTRAFARFFFSGATEVEIDKQGRINIPSTLMQHAHLLKECVVLGVSNRIEIWAKDAWETYFSESEQSFNEIAENMIGFDF
- a CDS encoding 16S rRNA (cytosine(1402)-N(4))-methyltransferase (catalyzes the methylation of the N4 position of C1402 on the 16S rRNA); the encoded protein is MFDHTTVLLKETVDGLNIDPDGIYVDCTLGGAGHSEYLVQQLSEKGRLICFDQDMTAINNAKLRLAPYIKRVTFIHSNFRNLKEELLALGIEQVDGILYDLGVSSPQLDTPERGFSYHHDAPLDMRMDQTASLTAFHVVNEWAYEDLVRIFFRYGEEKFSKQVARKIEEARKVAPIETTGQLVELIKEGIPAAARRKGGHPAKRIFQAIRIAVNDELGAAEDSLVDAIDMINVGGRISVITFHSLEDRLCKTIFKEASSLPELPPNLPVIPDDMKPTLKLITRKPIVPSDEELEINNRARSAKLRVVEKINDKGRE
- the ftsL gene encoding cell division protein FtsL; protein product: MAAVRVRQHQHQQVQQPITPPSPQPTIKRRKKTNQKFEKTMLITLIGIIVVLAVVALNKQAAIQTTSMDIQKIEAEAGEIAKENVDLTVRVSELSTYENIWKKAKELGLTQNEKNVKVVPGE
- a CDS encoding penicillin-binding protein produces the protein MKKKRFRFQWGAFLLLIFYGGLFFLLFTRMVTLQATGEAEGQELAARAAAKYSKESAITASRGKIYDQTGQVIAEDTLSYRLIAVVNEKATIDKKNPRHVVDPEKTAEILSQYIQMDKEAEKNKEAIYKQLTRLKANGEKPYQVEFGSAGRGISHKVMSEIKDKKLPGILFVNDLKRYYPNGIFASHLIGFAVKEENKDHTFTTKGKMGLELTYNKELSGKDGKIEYETDAFSYLLPNSEKMVTPAKNGDDIYLTIDKTIQSFLEEAMSLVEKEYNPESMTAVVAEPKTGKILAMTQRPTFNPDTREGTNMKWLNDVIEETIEPGSTMKTFTLASAIDTDTWPPNAWYKSGRYRVLDREVRDHNNGNGWGTITYLEGFQRSSNTAMAYLLKLIGEDVFYDYLDKFGFGNKTGIDLPNEAAGTLLSKYPIQRVTTTFGQGSTVTPIQLIQAMTAIANEGKMMQPYVIDQIVDPSTEKIIQNHKPIEKGQPVSADTAKQVREILASTLTADHGTAKDFILDEYEVAGKTGTAQIPKASGGYLANEYLYSFLGMAPVDNPQLIMYVSVTKPKLKKGENGSVPVSKVFKPVMLNSLKYLNVNTEDVKQVDNAAIQDYTGQSAETVQVELANNGLQPVVVGSGGKIIDQYPKGPQKLIKGNFVFLKTEGDISLPNFTDWSLRNVLVFKSMANLEIEVVGEGFVASQSVSAGTVISDSSPIVVKLKTPAESFIKDVEATSDDEVEQIVDQ
- a CDS encoding stage V sporulation protein D; the protein is MKWISIHSKKRLRILYVLFMCVAVAIVIRLFFLQILDQKELTKKAEENWDREIPFANERGHITDRDGQSIVTNKLAPTLYFMPSQSKDIEGAAAKIAQVLEVDEQKLLKKMKKREYLVKLAPEGKNISYEKAVQLQGMQIEGLYSGVDYARDYPYGTMLSRFLGFTGYDAQGLAGIEYEYNKLLQANSSAIRLFTDAKGNNLPNVASAWKAGEDGATVELTIDVDVQQIVERELSQAMERYEADQALAIAMNPNNGEILALASYPTFHPAEYQIVEPAIYNRNLPVWMTYEPGSTFKIITLSAALEENLVNLEHDTFYDPGYTMVAGARLRCWNRGGHGHETFLEVVENSCNPGFIELGQRLGNERLLQYIKDFGFGQKTGSNIAGEASGILFSKEAFGPVEQATTSFGQGVAVTPIQQVQAVAAAINGGKLYTPYVVNKIFNPNTGEVIKETEPEVKKQVIREETSAKVRGALESVVAKGSGRQAYRDGLRIGGKTGTAQKVENGRYKSGEYIVSFIGFAPADNPQIVVYVAVDNPKKTTQFGGVVAAPIVGQIIEDAAPFVGIEKSKEQLEKDYRWGDPITVKVPSFIGQTKDDIAKQHYPFRIEWHGEGTKIGNQLPEVDSVIKQDGTIHLYLEN
- a CDS encoding phospho-N-acetylmuramoyl-pentapeptide-transferase, translating into MKLATTLTILALAFIVTVILAPISIPLLRRLKFGQSIREEGPKSHMKKAGTPTMGGIIFLIAIILTTVGVGSFLDLITTQTVVLLLVLAGFGLIGFLDDGLKVIFKRNLGLTSLQKLIGQIVIAVLAYFLLHVGSFDTTLAIPFTDMTFDLGIFYVAFLIFWLVGFSNAVNLTDGLDGLVAGTASIAFAAFGVIALFQDQADIALFAFAVTGALLGFLLFNANPAKVFMGDTGSLALGGALAMVSVLIKEEFLLLLVGLVFVIETLSVILQVGSFKLRKKRIFKMSPIHHHFELSGWSEWKVVLVFWSTALAVALIAVLSEAFL